The following are encoded together in the Astyanax mexicanus isolate ESR-SI-001 chromosome 8, AstMex3_surface, whole genome shotgun sequence genome:
- the mpdu1b gene encoding mannose-P-dolichol utilization defect 1b has translation MAASEGVEANATSFMDPLKDVLVNYLMPEKCYDEFFLNFNFLQVECLKIIISKGLGIGIILGSVLVKLPQILKLIGAKSAEGLSFNSVLLELFAITGTMAYSITNNFPFSAWGEALFLMLQTVAIGFLIQHYSGSTVKGLGFLVMYFGLVAFILSPVTPMSVVTAMQASNMPAIVIGRLIQAGTNYRNGHTGQLSAISVFLLFGGSLARIFTTVQETGDSLMALTYIISSSCNGLIAAQVLYYWNVRPAVKKKAE, from the exons ATGGCGGCGTCCGAGGGAGTAGAAGCTAATGCTACTTCCTTCATGGATCCGTTAAAAGATGTTCTGGTGAATTATTTAATGCCGGAAAAGTGTTACGACGAGTTTTTCCTCAATTTTAACTTCCTGCA AGTGGAGTGCCTGAAGATAATCATAAGCAAAGGTTTGGGCATTGGAATCATCCTTGGCTCTGTATTGG TGAAACTGCCTCAGATCCTAAAGCTGATTGGTGCAAAGAGTGCTGAAGGTCTGAGTTTTAACTCTGTGCTGCTGGAGCTGTTTGCCATTACTGGCACCATGGCCTACAGTATCACTAACAACTTCCCATTCAG TGCCTGGGGTGAGGCCTTATTCTTGATGTTGCAGACAGTGGCAATAGGGTTTCTTATCCAGCATTATAGTGGAAGCACTGTCAAAG GATTGGGCTTTCTGGTAATGTACTTCGGCCTGGTGGCTTTCATCTTGTCTCCTGTCACTCCCATGTCTGTTGTCACTGCCATGCAAGCATCCAACATGCCAGCTATTGTCATTGGACGG CTCATTCAAGCTGGTACAAACTACAGAAACGGACACACAGGACAGCTATCAGCCATTTCAGTGTTCCTGCTATTCGGCGGCTCACTGGCACGCATATTCACCACAGTACAG gaGACAGGTGACTCTCTAATGGCTCTCACATACATCATCTCTTCTTCCTGCAATGGACTGATTGCTGCTCAGGTCCTGTACTACTGGAACGTCAGACCAGCAGTTAAGAAGAAGGCTGAGTAA